A part of Pelecanus crispus isolate bPelCri1 chromosome 22, bPelCri1.pri, whole genome shotgun sequence genomic DNA contains:
- the SDHC gene encoding succinate dehydrogenase cytochrome b560 subunit, mitochondrial isoform X1: MVAAKCCHENKCLEEGGLMSSSSARGERWPEPALSAELGRCAFLGTCAAPIIAVVRVKNGLPQRSCELRVLFMAVLQTRYVGRRCLLARLGPSLSVRHVVPMGTTAKEEMARFWEKNTKSNRPMSPHISIYKWSLPMAMSITHRGTGIALSLGVSLFGLAALLLPEQFPHYLAMVKSLSLGPALIYSAKFALAFPLSYHTWNGIRHLVWDLGKGFKIPQVNQSGVLVLILTLLSSAGLAAM; this comes from the exons ATGGTGGCAGCAAAATGCTGTCATGAAAATAAGTGTTTGGAGGAAGGGGGGTTGATGTCTTCATCTTCCGCACGTGGAGAGCGGTGGCCTGAACCAGCCCTTTCCGCCGAGCTTGGCAGATGCGCCTTTCTGGGGACGTGTGCCGCCCCGATAATTGCTGTAGTGAGAGTGAAAAATGGACTGCCTCAGCGTAGCTGTGAGCTTAGAGTGCTGTTTATGGCTGTCTTACAAACAAG ATATGTCGGTCGGCGATGCCTGCTGGCTCGGCTTGGCCCCAGCCTTTCTGTGCGACA CGTTGTCCCGATGGGAACGACGGCCAAGGAGGAGATGGCCCGCTTCTGGGAGAAGAACACCAAGTCCAATCGTCCCATGTCCCCTCACATCAGCATTTACAA GTGGTCCCTGCCCATGGCGATGTCCATCACGCACCGGGGCACCGGCATTGCGCTGAGCTTAG GAGTCTCCCTCTTCGGTctggctgccctgctgctcccagaaCAGTTTCCCCACTACCTGGCCATGGTGAAGTCGCTCAGCCTGGGGCCCGCTCTCATCTACTCTGCTAAGTTTGCTCTGGCTTTCCCCCTCTCCTACCACACCTGGAACGGAATCCGACACCTT GTGTGGGACCTGGGGAAGGGCTTCAAGATCCCCCAGGTCAACCAGTCCGGGGTGCTGGTCCTGATCTTGACCCTGCTCTCCTCCGCGGGCCTTGCGGCGATGTGA
- the SDHC gene encoding succinate dehydrogenase cytochrome b560 subunit, mitochondrial isoform X2 — protein MESCGSKARAEQAGVKRCPSLCTSHLLFFCSVVPMGTTAKEEMARFWEKNTKSNRPMSPHISIYKWSLPMAMSITHRGTGIALSLGVSLFGLAALLLPEQFPHYLAMVKSLSLGPALIYSAKFALAFPLSYHTWNGIRHLVWDLGKGFKIPQVNQSGVLVLILTLLSSAGLAAM, from the exons ATGGAAAGCTGCGGCAGCAAAGCCCGCGCGGAGCAGGCAGGGGTAAAACGCTGCCCATCTCTCTGCACCTCCCatctcctcttcttttgcagCGTTGTCCCGATGGGAACGACGGCCAAGGAGGAGATGGCCCGCTTCTGGGAGAAGAACACCAAGTCCAATCGTCCCATGTCCCCTCACATCAGCATTTACAA GTGGTCCCTGCCCATGGCGATGTCCATCACGCACCGGGGCACCGGCATTGCGCTGAGCTTAG GAGTCTCCCTCTTCGGTctggctgccctgctgctcccagaaCAGTTTCCCCACTACCTGGCCATGGTGAAGTCGCTCAGCCTGGGGCCCGCTCTCATCTACTCTGCTAAGTTTGCTCTGGCTTTCCCCCTCTCCTACCACACCTGGAACGGAATCCGACACCTT GTGTGGGACCTGGGGAAGGGCTTCAAGATCCCCCAGGTCAACCAGTCCGGGGTGCTGGTCCTGATCTTGACCCTGCTCTCCTCCGCGGGCCTTGCGGCGATGTGA
- the TOMM40L gene encoding mitochondrial import receptor subunit TOM40B, with translation MGNVLGPAAPRAPRRGEPLGSPGSFDELHRQCKEIFLQQMEGVKLIVTKTLSSHFQVTHTVHMSTLGPSSYHFNATFVGDRQLSPTEAFPMLVGDMDNSGSLNAQVLHLVAERIRTKAVFQTHQAKFVTWQFDGEYRGDDCTATLTLGNPDLLGESVILVAHFLQSITSRLVLGGEMVYHRRPGEEGAILTLAGKYTALKWVATLNVGYGGAHASYYHRANDQVQVGVELEANTRLQDTTFAFGYQLNLPQANMVFRGLLDSNWSVGGVLEKKLPPLPVTLALGAFLNHWKNRFHCGFSVIVG, from the exons atGGGCAACGTGctgggccccgccgcgccccgggccCCGCGCCGCGGGGAGCCGCTCGGCAGCCCCGGCAGCTTCGATGAACTGCACCGGCAGTGCAAag agattttcctgcagcaGATGGAGGGGGTGAAGCTGATCGTCACCAAAACCCTGAGCAGCCACTTCCAG GTGACGCACACGGTTCACATGAGCACCCTCGGCCCCTCCAGCTACCACTTCAACGCCACCTTTGTGGGGGAccggcagctcagccccactgAG gCCTTCCCCATGCTGGTCGGGGACATGGACAACAGCGGCAGCCTCAACGCCCAAGTGCTGCACCTCGTAGCTGAGCGCATCCGCACCAAAGCCGTCTTCcag ACGCACCAGGCCAAGTTCGTGACGTGGCAGTTCGACGGCGAGTACCGGGGCGACGACTGCACCGCCACCCTCACGCTGGGCAACCCCGACCTCCTCGGCGAGTCCG TCATCCTGGTGGCCCATTTTCTCCAGAGCATCACCTCCCGCCTGGTCCTGGGCGGGGAGATGGTTTATCACCGGCGGCcgggggaggaaggagccatCCTCACGCTGGCGGGCAAATACACGG CTCTGAAGTGGGTGGCGACGCTGAACGTGGGCTACGGCGGCGCCCACGCCAGCTACTACCACCGAGCCAACGACCAG GTGCAGGTCGGGGTGGAGCTGGAGGCCAACACGCGGCTGCAGGACACCACCTTCGCCTTCGGCTACCAGCTCAACCTGCCGCAGGCCAACATGGTCTTCAGAG GGCTCCTGGACAGTAACTGGAGCGTTGGGGGGGTGCTGGAGAAGAAGCTGCCCCCCCTGCCCGTCACCCTGGCTCTGGGCGCCTTCCTCAACCACTGGAAGAACCGTTTCCACTGCGGCTTCAGCGTCATCGTGGGCtga
- the APOA2 gene encoding apolipoprotein A-II: MKVLVAALLLLCACGLQAALVRREAEEGEAAPPAVDNFFRRQFQSFSEFVTKDLPEKLQAEELQTQAKTYLDRANKQLAPLAEELRTSVIGFFSSLLQLGKGEEQH; this comes from the exons aTGAAGGTGCTGGTGGccgccctgctgctgctctgtgcctgcgGCCTCCAGGCCGCCCTGGTGAGGCGCGAGGCCGAGGAGGGGGAGGCCGCCCCACCGGCCGTCGACAACTTCTTCAGACGCCAGTTCCAGTCCTTTTCTGAATTCGTGACCAAGGACCTTCCCGAGAAGCTGCAGGCGGAGGAGCTGCAGACCCAGGCCAA GACCTATCTGGACCGGGCTAACAAGCAGCTGGCCCCGCTGGCCGAGGAGCTGCGGACCAGCGTCATCGGcttcttctcctccctgctgcagctgggcaagGGCGAGGAGCAGCACTGA
- the SDHC gene encoding succinate dehydrogenase cytochrome b560 subunit, mitochondrial isoform X6: MAALALRWSLPMAMSITHRGTGIALSLGVSLFGLAALLLPEQFPHYLAMVKSLSLGPALIYSAKFALAFPLSYHTWNGIRHLVWDLGKGFKIPQVNQSGVLVLILTLLSSAGLAAM, encoded by the exons ATGGCGGCGCTGGCGTTGAG GTGGTCCCTGCCCATGGCGATGTCCATCACGCACCGGGGCACCGGCATTGCGCTGAGCTTAG GAGTCTCCCTCTTCGGTctggctgccctgctgctcccagaaCAGTTTCCCCACTACCTGGCCATGGTGAAGTCGCTCAGCCTGGGGCCCGCTCTCATCTACTCTGCTAAGTTTGCTCTGGCTTTCCCCCTCTCCTACCACACCTGGAACGGAATCCGACACCTT GTGTGGGACCTGGGGAAGGGCTTCAAGATCCCCCAGGTCAACCAGTCCGGGGTGCTGGTCCTGATCTTGACCCTGCTCTCCTCCGCGGGCCTTGCGGCGATGTGA
- the NR1I3 gene encoding nuclear receptor subfamily 1 group I member 3, which yields MSVSSPSDTESSPHPLPGPRGPGREDAERGEEKVCAVCGDRATGYHFHVMTCEGCKGFFRRSVNKGVRFTCPFARSCPVTKAKRRQCQACRLQKCLDAGMRKDMIMSEEALRRRRALRGQRRAAQEQPGGLTAEQQELIGILIAAHRRTFDSSFSQFMHYRPSVRLYVPSPQPQSPPEMGVPAAWPPSPQPDRLDDDVLPDVFSMLPHFADLSTFMIQQVISFAKEIPAFRSLPIDDQISLLKGATLEICQIQFNTVFNAETNAWECGRHCYTIQDGALAGFQQIYLEPLLKFHVSLKKLRLHEAEYVLLQAMLLFSPDHASIAQRDFIDQFQEKVALTLKSYIDHRHPMPEGRFLYAKLLLLLTELQTLKVENTRQILHIQDLSTMTPLLSEIIS from the exons ATGTCTGTGTCGAGCCCCTCGGACACGGAGAGCAGCCCCCACCCGCTGCCGGGGCCCCGGGGGCCCGGACGGGAGGATGCGGAGCGCGGGGAGGAGAAGGTCTGCGCCGTGTGCGGGGACCGTGCCACCGGGTACCACTTCCACGTCATGACCTGCGAGGGCTGCAAGGGCTTCTTCAG gcGCTCCGTCAACAAGGGCGTCCGCTTCACCTGCCCCTTCGCCCGGAGCTGCCCCGTCACCAAGGCCAAGCGGCGGCAGTGCCAGGCCTGCCGCCTCCAGAAGTGCCTCGACGCGGGCATGCGGAAGGACA TGATCATGTCGGAGGAGGCGttgcggcggcggcgggcgctgcgggggcagcggcgggcggcgcAGGAGCAGCCGGGGGGGCTGACGGCGGAGCAGCAGGAGCTCATCGGCATCCTCATCGCGGCCCACCGACGCACCTTCGACTCCAGTTTCTCCCAGTTCATGCATTACCGG ccctcCGTGCGCCTCTACGTCCCCAGCCCGCAGCCGCAGAGCCCGCCGGAGATGGGCGTCCCCGCCGCCTGGCCGCCGTCGCCGCAGCCGGACCGCCTGGACGACGACGTGCTGCCCGACGTCTTCTCCATGCTGCCCCACTTTGCCGACCTCAGCACCTTCATGATCCAGCAGGTCATCAGCTTCGCCAAGGAGATCCCGGCTTTCAG GAGCTTGCCCATCGACGACCAGATCTCGCTGCTGAAAGGAGCCACCCTGGAGATCTGCCAGATCCAGTTCAACACCGTCTTCAACGCGGAGACCAACGCCTGGGAGTGCGGGCGGCACTGCTACACCATCCAGGACGGCGCGCTGG ccggctTCCAGCAAATCTACCTGGAGCCGCTGCTCAAGTTCCACGTCAGCCTGAAGAAGCTGCGGCTGCACGAGGCCGAGTACGTCCTGCTCCAGGCCATGCTGCTCTTCTCGCCAG ACCACGCCAGCATCGCCCAGCGGGATTTCATCGACCAGTTCCAGGAAAAGGTGGCCCTGACGCTCAAGAGCTACATCGACCACCGGCACCCCATGCCCGAGGGCAG gttTCTCTACGcgaagctgctgctgctgctgacggAGCTGCAGACGCTGAAGGTGGAGAACACGCGCCAGATCCTCCACATCCAGGACCTGTCCACCATGACACCGCTGCTCTCCGAAATCATCAGCTAA
- the SDHC gene encoding succinate dehydrogenase cytochrome b560 subunit, mitochondrial isoform X3: MAALALRYVGRRCLLARLGPSLSVRHVVPMGTTAKEEMARFWEKNTKSNRPMSPHISIYKWSLPMAMSITHRGTGIALSLGVSLFGLAALLLPEQFPHYLAMVKSLSLGPALIYSAKFALAFPLSYHTWNGIRHLVWDLGKGFKIPQVNQSGVLVLILTLLSSAGLAAM, from the exons ATGGCGGCGCTGGCGTTGAG ATATGTCGGTCGGCGATGCCTGCTGGCTCGGCTTGGCCCCAGCCTTTCTGTGCGACA CGTTGTCCCGATGGGAACGACGGCCAAGGAGGAGATGGCCCGCTTCTGGGAGAAGAACACCAAGTCCAATCGTCCCATGTCCCCTCACATCAGCATTTACAA GTGGTCCCTGCCCATGGCGATGTCCATCACGCACCGGGGCACCGGCATTGCGCTGAGCTTAG GAGTCTCCCTCTTCGGTctggctgccctgctgctcccagaaCAGTTTCCCCACTACCTGGCCATGGTGAAGTCGCTCAGCCTGGGGCCCGCTCTCATCTACTCTGCTAAGTTTGCTCTGGCTTTCCCCCTCTCCTACCACACCTGGAACGGAATCCGACACCTT GTGTGGGACCTGGGGAAGGGCTTCAAGATCCCCCAGGTCAACCAGTCCGGGGTGCTGGTCCTGATCTTGACCCTGCTCTCCTCCGCGGGCCTTGCGGCGATGTGA
- the SDHC gene encoding succinate dehydrogenase cytochrome b560 subunit, mitochondrial isoform X4 codes for MAALALSVVPMGTTAKEEMARFWEKNTKSNRPMSPHISIYKWSLPMAMSITHRGTGIALSLGVSLFGLAALLLPEQFPHYLAMVKSLSLGPALIYSAKFALAFPLSYHTWNGIRHLVWDLGKGFKIPQVNQSGVLVLILTLLSSAGLAAM; via the exons ATGGCGGCGCTGGCGTTGAG CGTTGTCCCGATGGGAACGACGGCCAAGGAGGAGATGGCCCGCTTCTGGGAGAAGAACACCAAGTCCAATCGTCCCATGTCCCCTCACATCAGCATTTACAA GTGGTCCCTGCCCATGGCGATGTCCATCACGCACCGGGGCACCGGCATTGCGCTGAGCTTAG GAGTCTCCCTCTTCGGTctggctgccctgctgctcccagaaCAGTTTCCCCACTACCTGGCCATGGTGAAGTCGCTCAGCCTGGGGCCCGCTCTCATCTACTCTGCTAAGTTTGCTCTGGCTTTCCCCCTCTCCTACCACACCTGGAACGGAATCCGACACCTT GTGTGGGACCTGGGGAAGGGCTTCAAGATCCCCCAGGTCAACCAGTCCGGGGTGCTGGTCCTGATCTTGACCCTGCTCTCCTCCGCGGGCCTTGCGGCGATGTGA
- the MPZ gene encoding myelin protein P0 codes for MSQGAKGSGSLLLLLAGLLAVLGPSPTSSIHVYTQREVYGTVGSHVTLSCSFWSSEWISEDISITWHFQAEGSRDSISIFHYAKGQPYIDDVGSFKERMEWVGNPHRKDGSIVIHNLDYTDNGTFTCDVKNPPDIVGKSSQVTLYVLEKVPTRYGVVLGSIIGGALLLVAVVVALVYLVRYCWLRRQAALQRRLSAMEKGKLQRSAKDASKRSRQAPVLYAMLDHSRSTKAASEKKAKGAPGDSRKDKK; via the exons ATGTCGCAGGGTGCCAAGGGCAGCggcagcctcctcctcctcctcgccggGCTCCTCGCCGTGCTGG GGCCGTCCCCGACGTCCTCCATCCACGTGTACACGCAGCGGGAGGTGTACGGCACCGTCGGCTCCCACGTCACCCTCTCCTGCAGCTTCTGGTCCAGCGAGTGGATCTCCGAGGACATCTCCATCACATGGCACTTCCAAGCCGAGGGATCCCGCGACAGCATCTCC ATATTCCACTACGCCAAGGGCCAGCCTTACATCGATGACGTGGGCAGCTTCAAGGAGCGGATGGAGTGGGTGGGCAACCCCCACCGCAAGGATGGCTCCATCGTCATCCACAACCTGGACTACACCGACAACGGCACCTTCACCTGCGACGTCAAGAACCCCCCCGACATCGTGGGCAAATCCTCCCAGGTCACGCTCTACGTCCTGGAGAAAG TGCCCACCCGCTACGGCGTCGTGCTGGGCTCCATCATCGGCGGGGCTCTGTTGCTGGTGGCCGTGGTGGTGGCCCTCGTCTATCTCGTCCGCTACTGCTGGCTGCGGCGGCAGGCGGCCCTGCAGCGACGACTGAG CGCCATGGAGAAGGGGAAGCTGCAGCGATCGGCCAAGGACGCGTCCAAGCGCAGCCGGCAG GCGCCCGTGCTCTACGCCATGCTGGACCACAGCCGCAGCACCAAGGCGGCCAGCGAGAAGAAAGCCAAGGGAGCCCCGGGAGACTCCCGCAAGGATAAGAAATAG
- the UFC1 gene encoding ubiquitin-fold modifier-conjugating enzyme 1 → MAEEAARRAVAELPLLRTAAGPRDREGWAARLKEEYRALIQYVENNKRADNDWFRLESNAEGTRWFGRCWYIHELLKYEFAIEFDIPVTYPGTAPEIAIPELDGKTAKMYRGGRICLSDHFKPLWARNVPKFGLAHLMALGLGPWLAVEIPDLVAKGIVQHKEK, encoded by the exons ATGGCGGaggaggcggcgcggcgggcggtgGCGGAGCTGCCGCTGCTGCggacggcggcggggccgcgggacCGGGAGGGCTGGGCGGCGCGGCTGAAGGAGGAGTACCGCGCCCTCATCCAG TACGTGGAGAACAACAAACGCGCCGATAACGACTGGTTCCGCCTGGAGTCCAACGCCGAGGGCACCCG GTGGTTCGGGAGGTGCTGGTACATCCACGAGCTGCTCAAGTACGAGTTCGCCATCGAGTTTGAT ATCCCAGTGACCTACCCCGGCACTGCCCCCGAGATCGCCATCCCCGAGCTGGACGGGAAAACAGCAAAGATGTacag GGGCGGCAGGATCTGCCTGAGCGACCACTTCAAGCCCCTCTGGGCCAGGAACGTCCCCAAATTCGGCTTGGCCCACCTGATGGCGCTGGGG ctgggcCCCTGGCTGGCCGTGGAGATCCCCGACCTCGTCGCCAAAGGCATCGTCCAGCACAAGGAGAAGTGA
- the USP21 gene encoding ubiquitin carboxyl-terminal hydrolase 21, whose protein sequence is MAAGAAGVVAMAARGRASLLAVPTMPQASEHRVGRARDHAVVTSQPKAATKLPSGHRALSQERHAAALASAAANGLSPAPKLRLLPPRPGPLDDRGKKLELDRGRASKRGEALRGSVCRRGPVKADHAVRVPGSPQAGAMPGSASFSLPAGASLAGREAERRRSNLARSKSISIGDLSQGGGGGRAEDVAAVLSRLVLRDCGHQLSAGSLALRRSSSLRRVNVSPGLDGKPAAPLLSVRPEGCPRTRSAPDPPYAHSPTVPAPGSPALGRAPAPGRTEEKAAATHHTLLLGSGHVGLRNLGNTCFMNAVLQCLSSTKPLRDYCLRRDFQQEQPPGPRATQELTEAFADVIAALWHPDSAEAVNPGRFKAVFQKYVPSFTGYSQQDAQEFLKFFMDRLHVEINRKGRRTPSILSDARRTPALEDPETLSDDERANQMWKRYLEREDSKIVDLFVGQLKSCLKCQACGYRSTTFEVFCDLSLPIPKKSFAGGKVSLHDCFSLFTKEEELDSENAPVCDKCRQRTRSTKKLTIQRFPRILVLHLNRFSTTRYSIKKCSIFVDFPLQQLNLPLQQLNLREFASEKAGSPVYSLYALCNHSGSVHYGHYTAFCRDAAGWRVYNDSRVSPISENQVPSSEGYVLFYELEEPPGRRP, encoded by the exons atggcggcgggggctgcgggagtTGTTGCCATGGCGGCCCGCGGGAG GGCTTCCCTCTTGGCCGTCCCCACGATGCCCCAAGCCTCGGAGCACCGCGTCGGCCGGGCCAGGGACCACGCCGTCGTCACCTCCCAGCCCAAGGCTGCCACCAAGCTGCCCAGCGGGCACCGAGCCTTGAGCCAGGAGCGCCATGCCGCTGCCCTGGCCTCCGCCGCCGCCAACGGGCTTTCCCCGGCCCCCAAGCTTCGCCTCctgccgccccggcccggcccgctggACGACCGCGGCAAGAAGCTGGAGCTGGACCGGGGTCGGGCCTCGAAACGGGGGGAGGCTCTCCGCGGCTCGGTGTGCCGGCGGGGGCCCGTGAAGGCGGACCACGCGGTGCGGGTGCCCGGCTCTCCGCAGGCGGGTGCCATGCCGGGCAGCgcctccttctccctgcccgCCGGGGCCTCGCTGGCGGGGCGTGAAGCGGAACGCCGGCGGAGCAACCTGGCCCGCTCTAAATCCATCAGCATCGGGGACCTGAgccagggcggcggcggcggccgcgctgAGGACGTGGCAGCGGTGCTGAGCCGGCTGGTGCTGAGGGACTGCGGCCACCAGCTGAGCGCCGGCTCGCTGGCGCTGAGGAGGAGCTCCTCTCTCCGGAGGGTCAACGTTTCCCCAGGGCTGGACGGGAAGCCCGCTGCCCCGCTGCTGTCCGTCCGTCCCGAGGGCTGCCCGAGGACTCGTAGTGCCCCCGACCCCCCGTACGCCCACAGCCCCACCGTTCCGGCGCCTGGCAGCCCCGCGCTGGGCAGAGCCCCGGCACCCGGCAGGACCGAGGAGAAGGCGGCAGCC ACCCATCacaccctgctgctgggctcGGGCCACGTCGGCCTCAGGAACCTGGGCAACACG TGCTTCATGAACGCCGTGCTGCAGTGCCTGAGTAGCACCAAGCCGCTGCGGGACTACTGCTTGCGCCGGGACTTCCAACAGGAGCAGCCCCCTGGCCCCCGCGCCACCCAGGAGCTCACCGAAG CCTTCGCCGACGTCATCGCCGCTCTCTGGCACCCCGACTCCGCCGAGGCCGTCAACCCCGGGCGCTTCAAGGCCGTCTTTCAAAAATACGTTCCCTCCTTCACTGGATACAG CCAGCAGGATGCGCAGGAGTTCCTCAAGTTCTTCATGGACCGGCTGCACGTGGAGATCAACCGCAAGGGCCGCAGGACCCCCAGCATCCTCTCGGACGCTCGGCGGACCCCTGCGCTGGAGGACCCCGAGACGTTGAG TGACGACGAGCGCGCCAACCAGATGTGGAAGCGATACCTGGAGAGGGAGGACAGCAAGATTGTGG ACCTTTTCGTGGGGCAGCTGAAGAGTTGCCTGAAGTGCCAGGCGTGTGGCTACCGCTCCACCACCTTCGAGGTCTTCTGCGATCTCTCCCTGCCCATCCCAAAG AAGAGCTTTGCCGGTGGGAAGGTCTCGCTCCACGACTGCTTCAGCCTCTTCACcaaggaggaggagctggattCGGAGAACGCCCCG GTCTGCGACAAATGCCGGCAGCGGACGCGGAGCACGAAGAAGCTGACCATCCAGCGCTTCCCCCGCATCCTGGTGCTCC ACCTCAACCGGTTCTCCACCACCCGCTACTCCATCAAGAAGTGCTCCATCTTCGTGGATTttcccctgcagcagctcaacctgcccctgcagcagctcaaCCTGCGGGAGTTTGCCAGCGAGAAGGCGG GCAGCCCCGTCTACAGCCTCTACGCCCTCTGCAACCACTCGGGCAGCGTCCACTACGGCCACTACACCGCCTTCTGCCGGGACGCGGCCGGCTGGCGCGTCTACAACGACTCCCG CGTCTCGCCCATCAGCGAGAACCAGGTGCCGTCCAGCGAGGGCTACGTCCTCTTCTACGAGCTGGAGGAGCCCCCCGGCCGGAGGCCCTGA
- the SDHC gene encoding succinate dehydrogenase cytochrome b560 subunit, mitochondrial isoform X5: MAALALSVVPMGTTAKEEMARFWEKNTKSNRPMSPHISIYKWSLPMAMSITHRGTGIALRVSLFGLAALLLPEQFPHYLAMVKSLSLGPALIYSAKFALAFPLSYHTWNGIRHLVWDLGKGFKIPQVNQSGVLVLILTLLSSAGLAAM, from the exons ATGGCGGCGCTGGCGTTGAG CGTTGTCCCGATGGGAACGACGGCCAAGGAGGAGATGGCCCGCTTCTGGGAGAAGAACACCAAGTCCAATCGTCCCATGTCCCCTCACATCAGCATTTACAA GTGGTCCCTGCCCATGGCGATGTCCATCACGCACCGGGGCACCGGCATTGCGCTGA GAGTCTCCCTCTTCGGTctggctgccctgctgctcccagaaCAGTTTCCCCACTACCTGGCCATGGTGAAGTCGCTCAGCCTGGGGCCCGCTCTCATCTACTCTGCTAAGTTTGCTCTGGCTTTCCCCCTCTCCTACCACACCTGGAACGGAATCCGACACCTT GTGTGGGACCTGGGGAAGGGCTTCAAGATCCCCCAGGTCAACCAGTCCGGGGTGCTGGTCCTGATCTTGACCCTGCTCTCCTCCGCGGGCCTTGCGGCGATGTGA